A genomic window from Salinicoccus sp. RF5 includes:
- a CDS encoding phosphate--AMP phosphotransferase — MVDVDEALETRIGEMARKTKEMGIPLMIVIEGPPASGKSRLSNALYMALDAKYTDFMATRPPRDIDLRYPFLQRYWNHLPKNGDINIHFRSWYAQYIDYKTRNIQENVRTEYVDIKQDIDNFEEMLMNNGYEIIKFYVHTSEEVRRRHIEKLKSNPILKWKAEEFEEQLDETDYENEMKHFLDAPTGCPWTVIDFEDKGEAINTLYSTIIDRLEARVEDEEQADEPEVDGAFSEDYEAEFFDFDFEKEKIKKKEYKKILPGLQERMREIQFQLYEKKIPLVIVYEGMDAAGKGGNIKRIREKLDPTGYTVNATGAPTDIELAHHYLWRFATDVPRSGHIGFYDRSWYGRVLVERIEGFASNKEWNQAYEEINDFEKSLYNSGAIILKFFLSLDKDEQLERFEDRQEDPDKQWKLTDEDWRNREKWDLYVEASEDMIRRTHTAHAPWHVVAGNNKKYARITALKKVIEACEARLEKE, encoded by the coding sequence ATGGTAGATGTGGATGAAGCATTGGAAACAAGAATTGGGGAGATGGCCAGGAAAACGAAGGAGATGGGCATCCCCCTCATGATAGTGATCGAAGGGCCGCCGGCTTCCGGGAAATCACGACTGTCAAACGCCCTCTATATGGCACTGGACGCCAAATATACAGACTTCATGGCGACCCGTCCCCCAAGGGACATCGACCTGAGGTATCCTTTCCTGCAAAGATATTGGAACCACCTGCCGAAAAATGGGGATATCAATATCCATTTCAGAAGCTGGTATGCCCAATACATCGATTATAAGACACGGAATATACAGGAAAATGTCAGGACGGAGTATGTCGACATCAAGCAGGATATCGACAACTTTGAAGAAATGCTGATGAACAATGGCTATGAGATCATCAAGTTCTACGTGCATACGAGTGAGGAAGTGAGGCGCCGGCATATCGAAAAGCTCAAGAGCAATCCGATACTGAAGTGGAAGGCGGAGGAGTTCGAAGAACAGCTCGATGAGACGGACTATGAAAATGAAATGAAGCATTTCCTTGACGCGCCGACCGGGTGCCCATGGACCGTGATCGACTTTGAAGACAAGGGAGAAGCGATCAATACTTTATACTCGACCATCATAGATCGCCTGGAAGCGCGTGTAGAGGATGAGGAGCAGGCAGATGAACCTGAGGTGGATGGTGCCTTCTCCGAGGACTATGAAGCTGAATTCTTCGACTTCGATTTTGAAAAGGAGAAGATAAAGAAGAAGGAATACAAGAAGATACTCCCCGGGCTCCAGGAAAGGATGCGCGAGATACAGTTCCAGCTCTATGAGAAAAAGATCCCTCTGGTGATCGTCTATGAAGGCATGGATGCTGCCGGAAAGGGCGGCAACATCAAGCGGATCAGGGAAAAGCTTGACCCGACGGGCTATACGGTCAATGCGACGGGGGCGCCGACGGACATTGAACTGGCGCATCACTATCTTTGGCGCTTCGCAACCGACGTGCCAAGAAGCGGTCACATCGGCTTCTATGACCGGAGCTGGTATGGCAGGGTGCTCGTGGAGCGCATCGAAGGATTTGCATCCAATAAGGAATGGAACCAGGCATATGAAGAGATAAACGATTTTGAGAAATCCCTGTACAACTCCGGAGCAATCATCCTGAAGTTCTTCCTTTCCCTGGACAAGGATGAGCAGCTTGAACGTTTCGAAGACCGTCAGGAAGACCCGGACAAGCAGTGGAAGCTGACAGATGAAGACTGGCGGAACCGGGAGAAGTGGGACTTGTATGTCGAAGCGAGTGAAGATATGATACGCAGGACGCACACTGCCCATGCACCATGGCACGTCGTGGCGGGCAACAATAAGAAATACGCCAGAATCACCGCGCTCAAGAAAGTCATCGAAGCGTGCGAAGCGCGTCTGGAAAAGGAATAG
- a CDS encoding S8 family serine peptidase, whose amino-acid sequence MQSAKRIFLLFAVMLMIFSTFSSEVLANELGKPQRSPSLDESHLEKYENVEAQMEVLTGPAQLGESLRDKSGNVNVIVHFREPSVGLQKGIVQSQGKKWSNLDTGKIKEKIEKQQQQAEHSMRNKNINFSKGSTYNTVLNAQSMTVAAEDLDKLLEVEEVALVEEDFYVQLDPETGNGHGEDIEGLTDVSDEDISPNYIKGITHLGIPKVWELGNRGQGVKVGVIDTGIDYNHPDLAGVYKGGRNYVNGPDYNTERPADDPYETKPEERPEGLPEYNQNGSSYWTTHGTHVAGTIAAQGNNDYGMIGVAPAVDLYAYRVLGAYGSGYTSWIVGGVEGAVEDGMDVINLSLGNTLSDESQANSFALNNAMMLGTVSLAATGNSGPERSTVGGPATSTMAISVGNTTLPEQRVASNVTLEAEGFTETLDANFMAFMMGTHPETQLDTAMEVVNVPGIGAPEDFEGVDVEGRIALIQRGEIAFVDKIWNARDNGARGVIIYNSADGSNAPGPVDIFLGTAFDYIPTLDISHTVGAEFAAALESGNGQVTFNSFEDTMTAGDQVNASSSRGPSTPNFDIKPDIAAPGTNILSTVPEFASSGDGYEKAYAQYTGTSMATPHAAGIAALILELNPEWGPFDVKSAMSNTAKVLDTSAFDVFAQGAGLVQPYAAATTDTLIKVPHESTMDGTTHAHTRGTMSFGYESPGDAARTVTKDLIIESGSGGTYSFEVVTTKAPTGAMAGATLTPSMNSVTVNGSQTVEFTLDIPAGTAEPGNEFLGYINVSSGSGTYSVPFAVGFGEPLKQGFAEFALNDYHMSPNGDGVQDETSVYAAFHNPQEMTQFSWFDLLNPSAGPAADGYIGDFAFETGIQSDITVPIDGTMYNIENDEYVYSDVPDGVYTIDAISLHEGGIELEYDGPLFVKREATQVAEPAVASGIITADVTDLYIEALPSLQEMYGMSYHPNDMINATYLLSNGTAEEEGAVELNADGSLAMDFTGYTGTYHLTLEFADAAGNSASYPYTVDFDAGVITEGQDELPGGETPVEAYAVTEADIGDGITRNDIKDIHVNIPEAYVDEGSATISLSNTLISQFAEMRPNKTVVLNVDGSAVQLTVGNFQQFAQYDSVEVTLMRSKSSEPNHVSDIHEVILTGISGEAEETITQLDSAMSVMIEAPGRHFDVYDIAAETVVKSKYNKKQQVIETTVPSSYVVVEQN is encoded by the coding sequence ATGCAGTCAGCCAAACGGATATTTCTTCTGTTTGCCGTCATGCTCATGATATTCAGTACTTTTAGTTCCGAAGTGCTTGCAAATGAGCTCGGTAAACCGCAGCGGTCGCCATCATTGGATGAATCGCACCTGGAGAAATATGAGAATGTAGAGGCCCAGATGGAAGTATTGACCGGGCCAGCCCAACTTGGGGAAAGCCTGAGGGACAAGTCGGGGAACGTGAATGTCATTGTACATTTCAGGGAACCTTCCGTCGGACTCCAAAAAGGCATTGTCCAGTCGCAGGGGAAGAAATGGTCCAACCTTGATACTGGAAAGATCAAGGAGAAGATAGAGAAGCAGCAGCAGCAGGCAGAACACAGCATGAGAAATAAGAACATCAACTTTTCCAAAGGGAGTACATATAATACTGTGCTGAATGCCCAGTCCATGACTGTTGCAGCAGAAGATCTCGACAAGCTGCTTGAAGTTGAGGAAGTGGCACTCGTCGAAGAGGACTTCTATGTCCAGCTGGATCCTGAGACGGGAAATGGACATGGTGAGGACATAGAAGGCCTTACGGATGTGTCGGATGAAGATATATCACCAAACTATATCAAAGGCATCACACATCTCGGCATTCCAAAGGTGTGGGAACTCGGCAACAGGGGGCAGGGCGTCAAAGTCGGTGTCATCGATACGGGCATAGACTATAACCACCCTGACCTTGCCGGTGTATACAAGGGCGGCAGGAACTATGTAAACGGCCCGGACTACAATACGGAGCGTCCCGCAGATGACCCGTATGAAACAAAACCGGAGGAGCGCCCGGAAGGATTGCCTGAATATAACCAGAATGGCAGCTCCTACTGGACGACCCATGGGACGCACGTCGCGGGTACGATCGCAGCTCAGGGCAACAACGACTATGGCATGATCGGTGTGGCACCTGCCGTCGATCTGTATGCTTATCGCGTGCTCGGCGCATACGGCAGCGGCTATACATCATGGATCGTCGGGGGTGTCGAAGGTGCAGTGGAGGATGGCATGGATGTCATCAACCTCTCACTCGGTAATACGCTGAGCGACGAAAGCCAGGCGAACTCATTTGCATTGAACAATGCGATGATGCTTGGCACCGTGTCCCTTGCCGCGACAGGGAACTCCGGTCCTGAGCGTTCGACGGTCGGTGGACCGGCGACAAGTACAATGGCGATCAGCGTCGGCAATACGACATTGCCTGAACAGCGTGTCGCTTCCAATGTCACGCTTGAAGCGGAAGGGTTTACAGAGACGCTCGATGCCAACTTCATGGCATTCATGATGGGTACACACCCTGAAACGCAGCTCGACACAGCGATGGAAGTGGTCAATGTACCGGGCATCGGCGCACCTGAAGACTTTGAAGGTGTGGATGTCGAAGGCAGGATTGCGCTGATCCAGCGCGGGGAGATCGCATTTGTCGACAAGATATGGAATGCGCGTGATAATGGCGCCCGAGGTGTCATCATCTACAACTCGGCAGATGGCTCAAATGCACCGGGGCCGGTGGATATATTCCTCGGTACGGCATTCGACTATATCCCGACATTGGATATCTCACATACAGTCGGCGCTGAATTTGCCGCTGCATTGGAATCCGGAAACGGGCAGGTTACGTTCAACAGCTTCGAGGATACAATGACAGCAGGAGATCAGGTGAATGCATCCTCTTCAAGGGGACCATCGACACCAAACTTCGACATCAAGCCGGACATCGCAGCACCTGGAACGAACATCCTTTCAACGGTTCCGGAGTTTGCATCTTCCGGAGATGGCTATGAGAAAGCATACGCCCAGTACACGGGTACTTCAATGGCGACACCACATGCTGCCGGAATTGCAGCGCTGATACTGGAACTGAATCCTGAGTGGGGTCCATTCGATGTCAAATCCGCAATGAGCAACACGGCAAAAGTGCTGGACACTTCAGCATTCGATGTGTTTGCCCAAGGGGCCGGACTTGTCCAGCCATACGCGGCAGCAACGACGGATACACTGATCAAAGTGCCGCATGAATCCACGATGGATGGCACGACGCATGCCCATACTCGGGGTACGATGTCATTCGGATATGAAAGTCCCGGAGATGCTGCCAGGACGGTGACGAAGGATCTGATCATCGAGAGCGGGTCCGGAGGCACATACAGTTTTGAAGTCGTTACGACCAAGGCACCGACAGGCGCCATGGCAGGTGCTACCCTGACACCGAGCATGAACTCGGTGACGGTGAACGGCAGCCAGACTGTGGAATTCACACTGGATATCCCTGCAGGAACAGCAGAGCCGGGTAATGAATTCCTGGGCTACATCAACGTCTCCAGCGGATCCGGTACGTATTCCGTACCATTTGCTGTCGGATTCGGGGAACCGCTGAAGCAAGGATTTGCAGAGTTCGCACTGAATGACTACCATATGTCACCAAATGGGGACGGCGTACAGGATGAAACATCCGTATATGCCGCATTCCACAACCCGCAGGAAATGACACAGTTCAGCTGGTTCGATCTGCTGAATCCGTCAGCCGGTCCTGCAGCTGACGGCTATATCGGGGACTTCGCCTTCGAAACGGGTATCCAGTCCGACATCACGGTCCCGATCGACGGTACGATGTACAATATCGAAAATGACGAGTATGTCTATTCCGACGTGCCGGACGGCGTCTACACCATCGATGCCATTTCACTGCATGAGGGCGGCATAGAACTCGAGTATGACGGCCCGCTGTTCGTCAAACGTGAAGCCACACAAGTTGCAGAGCCGGCAGTTGCATCCGGAATCATCACTGCGGATGTCACAGACCTGTATATCGAAGCATTGCCTTCATTGCAGGAGATGTACGGCATGAGCTATCATCCGAACGACATGATCAACGCAACCTACTTGCTTTCAAATGGCACGGCGGAAGAGGAAGGAGCAGTGGAACTCAATGCCGATGGAAGTCTGGCAATGGACTTCACAGGCTATACCGGCACATATCATCTGACGCTTGAATTCGCAGATGCTGCCGGAAACAGTGCTTCCTATCCTTACACGGTCGATTTTGACGCAGGTGTGATCACTGAAGGCCAGGACGAGCTTCCAGGAGGAGAGACGCCTGTTGAAGCCTATGCAGTCACTGAAGCGGATATCGGGGACGGCATCACAAGGAATGACATTAAGGATATCCATGTGAACATACCGGAAGCATACGTGGATGAAGGCTCAGCAACCATCAGTCTTTCCAATACACTGATTTCCCAGTTTGCTGAAATGCGTCCGAACAAGACGGTTGTGCTCAATGTCGACGGTTCCGCCGTCCAGCTGACAGTCGGAAACTTCCAGCAGTTTGCCCAATACGACAGTGTGGAAGTTACGCTAATGCGTTCCAAGTCATCCGAACCGAATCATGTCAGCGACATCCATGAAGTCATACTGACGGGCATCAGTGGAGAAGCAGAAGAAACCATCACGCAGCTCGATTCTGCGATGAGCGTCATGATCGAAGCACCAGGTAGACACTTTGATGTGTATGATATTGCGGCAGAAACAGTCGTCAAATCAAAATACAACAAGAAGCAGCAGGTGATAGAGACGACGGTGCCATCATCATATGTAGTGGTTGAACAGAACTGA
- a CDS encoding CPBP family intramembrane glutamic endopeptidase has protein sequence MRQLYSALIIVIFLAVQFAVVPVSIIMAAVNPSITEDQLLDQVLPYQAIAFAIGVIAVIIIGQLHKNKNRIERGRQADIPVTIAWIVGGVVLAYATQVIAGLVNVYVLGNPMESENTAGIIDMIQSAPFMILVVALLGPILEEYVFRRAIFGEIYEVVPGPKVVAFLVAGLVSGLIFAVAHWDFTHILIYVVMAYTFSFLYVITGRLLVPIMVHMLMNGLVVLLQLMFQDYIEQMEDIQNGLGVIIRLLM, from the coding sequence TTGAGACAGTTATATAGTGCATTGATCATCGTAATTTTTTTAGCAGTACAATTTGCCGTCGTGCCGGTTTCCATCATCATGGCTGCAGTCAATCCTTCTATCACCGAAGATCAGCTTCTTGATCAGGTGTTGCCATATCAGGCAATCGCCTTCGCCATCGGAGTGATAGCAGTCATCATAATCGGACAGCTGCACAAGAACAAGAACCGGATCGAGCGCGGGCGTCAGGCGGACATTCCCGTAACAATCGCATGGATTGTCGGCGGTGTCGTCCTCGCCTATGCTACGCAAGTGATTGCCGGACTGGTGAACGTCTATGTACTTGGCAATCCGATGGAAAGTGAAAATACTGCTGGAATCATAGATATGATACAATCCGCCCCATTCATGATACTTGTCGTTGCATTGCTCGGTCCCATCCTGGAGGAATACGTATTCCGCCGTGCCATATTCGGGGAGATATATGAAGTCGTGCCCGGACCGAAAGTCGTTGCCTTTCTTGTCGCCGGACTCGTCAGCGGACTCATCTTCGCCGTCGCCCATTGGGACTTCACGCACATCCTCATATATGTCGTCATGGCCTATACGTTCAGCTTCCTGTACGTCATCACCGGCAGGCTGCTCGTACCGATTATGGTTCATATGCTCATGAACGGGCTGGTCGTATTGCTGCAGCTGATGTTCCAGGATTATATCGAGCAGATGGAAGATATACAGAATGGCCTTGGCGTGATCATCCGACTGCTGATGTAG
- the groES gene encoding co-chaperone GroES, whose product MLKPLGNRVVIDLTQKEETTKSGIILTESAKEKPQEGTVVAVGPGRVLDNGTRVELEVKEGDRVVYSKFAGTELKHDDKDYLVLADTDILAVIE is encoded by the coding sequence GTGTTGAAACCATTAGGCAACAGAGTCGTCATCGATTTGACTCAAAAGGAAGAAACTACAAAAAGCGGTATCATTCTGACTGAATCCGCCAAGGAGAAACCACAGGAGGGTACAGTGGTTGCAGTAGGTCCAGGAAGAGTATTGGATAACGGAACCCGCGTCGAGCTTGAAGTCAAAGAGGGAGATCGCGTCGTCTATTCCAAGTTTGCTGGTACTGAACTGAAACACGATGATAAAGACTATCTCGTCCTTGCCGATACTGACATTCTTGCAGTCATCGAATAG
- the groL gene encoding chaperonin GroEL (60 kDa chaperone family; promotes refolding of misfolded polypeptides especially under stressful conditions; forms two stacked rings of heptamers to form a barrel-shaped 14mer; ends can be capped by GroES; misfolded proteins enter the barrel where they are refolded when GroES binds) translates to MAKELKFSEDARQSMLAGVDKLANAVKVTLGPKGRNVVLDKSFTSPLITNDGVTIAKEIELEDAYENMGAKLVAEVANQTNEIAGDGTTTATVLAQAMIQEGLKNVTSGANPVGIRSGISKAVEVAVEELQNISRPVQDKESIAQVGAISADDPEVGEYISEAMEKVGNDGVITIEESRGFKTELEVVEGMQFDRGYTSPYMVTDSEKMVADLDNPYILITDKKISNFQDVLPLLEQIVQQSRPILIIADDVEGDAMANMVLNKLRGTFTAIAVKAPGFGDRRKAMLEDIAVLTGGQVITEDLGLDLKDATVDMLGTASKVNVTKDDTTIVEGAGEKNNIEARIGQIKSQIEETSSSFDKEKLQERLAKLSGGVAVIKVGAATETEMKERKLRIEDALNSTRAAVEEGIVAGGGTALVNIFNKVSEIEAEGDVKTGINIVLKALEAPIRQIVENAGLEGSVIVERLKTQDVGIGYNAATDEWVNMIDAGIVDPTKVTRSALQNAGSVAAMFLTTEAVVADIPEENGGGDPGGGMGGMPGMM, encoded by the coding sequence ATGGCTAAAGAACTGAAATTCTCTGAAGATGCACGCCAGTCCATGCTCGCTGGTGTAGATAAATTGGCAAATGCTGTGAAAGTCACGCTTGGACCAAAGGGACGTAATGTTGTTCTTGATAAGTCCTTCACTTCACCGCTCATCACAAATGACGGCGTGACGATTGCAAAGGAAATCGAACTCGAAGATGCATATGAAAACATGGGTGCAAAGCTTGTCGCAGAAGTGGCGAACCAGACGAACGAAATCGCTGGTGACGGTACGACGACTGCAACGGTACTTGCACAGGCAATGATCCAGGAAGGCCTCAAGAACGTGACAAGCGGTGCCAACCCTGTAGGCATCAGATCTGGTATCTCCAAAGCGGTGGAAGTTGCGGTGGAAGAGCTGCAGAACATTTCCCGTCCTGTACAGGACAAGGAATCCATTGCACAGGTCGGTGCAATTTCAGCAGACGATCCGGAAGTTGGGGAATACATTTCCGAAGCAATGGAGAAGGTCGGAAACGACGGTGTCATCACAATTGAAGAATCCCGCGGGTTCAAGACTGAACTCGAAGTCGTGGAAGGTATGCAGTTCGACCGTGGCTATACTTCACCTTACATGGTGACGGATTCCGAGAAGATGGTAGCGGATCTCGATAACCCTTATATTCTTATCACGGATAAGAAGATTTCCAACTTCCAGGATGTACTGCCACTGCTCGAGCAGATCGTGCAGCAGTCCCGTCCGATCCTCATCATCGCTGATGATGTCGAAGGCGACGCAATGGCGAACATGGTACTCAACAAACTGCGCGGTACATTCACTGCAATCGCAGTCAAAGCACCTGGATTCGGCGACCGCCGCAAAGCGATGCTCGAAGATATCGCAGTACTGACAGGTGGCCAGGTCATCACTGAAGACCTCGGACTCGACCTGAAAGACGCGACTGTCGACATGCTCGGTACAGCGTCCAAAGTCAATGTGACAAAAGACGATACGACAATCGTTGAAGGTGCTGGAGAGAAGAACAACATCGAAGCACGCATCGGCCAGATCAAATCCCAGATCGAAGAGACTTCTTCAAGCTTCGACAAGGAAAAACTTCAGGAGCGTCTTGCGAAACTTTCCGGTGGTGTTGCAGTCATCAAAGTCGGTGCAGCAACTGAAACGGAAATGAAAGAGCGTAAGCTCCGCATCGAAGATGCACTCAACTCCACACGCGCTGCCGTGGAAGAAGGCATCGTAGCCGGTGGGGGAACTGCACTGGTCAACATCTTCAACAAAGTTTCCGAAATCGAAGCCGAAGGCGATGTGAAGACAGGCATCAACATCGTACTGAAGGCACTCGAAGCACCAATCCGTCAGATTGTGGAAAACGCTGGTCTTGAAGGTTCCGTTATCGTGGAACGCCTCAAGACACAGGATGTTGGCATCGGGTACAATGCGGCAACTGACGAATGGGTGAACATGATCGATGCAGGTATCGTGGACCCTACAAAAGTTACACGTTCTGCACTGCAGAATGCTGGATCCGTTGCAGCAATGTTCCTCACTACAGAAGCGGTAGTTGCTGACATTCCGGAAGAGAATGGCGGCGGAGATCCAGGCGGCGGCATGGGTGGCATGCCAGGAATGATGTAA
- a CDS encoding sodium:solute symporter produces the protein MNEYGIWILALAVGYTLILIGAGQLAQRKLSSKDSYFVAGRNFNKWIVAFCITGLFSGSTYISILELSYLTGVSAIWYGVAEMVQIFIIAFLIIRSFRKKMMVTVTGMIGEKFGRKALGISSLITAFAFPMWSVATAIAFASAIHVFTGISLTLSVAITALLLFVYLQGGGMWSVAFTQTINMVLFAAMFIIGLIAFFINPGVEGLVAYATERPVMMDFGGVGIQVIVAWFGTFLVNVILAQAAFQMALSSQTPEEGQKGMVLAGFMAIPFIVCGVLFGIATAVVIPNAQAGLIAIPQYLMEVLPAPLVGIFFLGVWACALGWGAPCQFSGATSLGRDFGRAVRPLATEAQLVKYTKYSLLLLTFLMIGFGMLRTEQSAWWNVLAWTIRNSATFAPVLAALFWPVVTNKAVVASLLSGFSSGLLWYYLGDWQPGAFYLEVHPVWVGSSINLLTIVFVTLLDRKAEWFIQTGQAARYGYAALGAGVILTGVNIIFFEGLHQSGLIGLFGFAAIISYFIAVIQLFRPLEEKAQWTTKETLQQQS, from the coding sequence ATGAATGAATACGGCATATGGATATTGGCATTGGCAGTGGGCTATACACTGATACTGATAGGTGCCGGGCAGCTGGCACAACGTAAATTAAGCAGCAAGGACAGCTACTTTGTAGCAGGAAGGAACTTCAATAAATGGATTGTGGCTTTCTGCATCACGGGTCTCTTCTCTGGTTCGACATACATATCCATTCTGGAATTATCCTATCTGACAGGCGTTTCCGCAATCTGGTACGGTGTGGCGGAAATGGTGCAGATCTTCATCATCGCCTTTCTGATCATCCGTTCATTCAGGAAAAAGATGATGGTGACGGTGACGGGGATGATTGGGGAGAAATTCGGACGGAAAGCCCTCGGTATATCGAGTCTGATTACAGCCTTTGCTTTCCCGATGTGGTCGGTCGCGACGGCGATTGCGTTCGCTTCAGCGATCCACGTATTTACAGGCATCTCATTGACGCTTTCGGTTGCCATAACGGCACTGCTCCTTTTCGTCTATCTGCAGGGGGGCGGCATGTGGTCGGTTGCATTCACACAGACGATCAATATGGTGCTCTTTGCAGCGATGTTCATCATCGGTCTCATCGCCTTCTTCATCAATCCTGGCGTTGAAGGTCTTGTGGCCTATGCTACAGAAAGGCCGGTGATGATGGACTTCGGCGGTGTCGGAATTCAGGTGATCGTGGCCTGGTTCGGTACATTCCTGGTTAACGTCATACTTGCGCAGGCGGCATTCCAGATGGCGCTTTCCTCACAGACGCCCGAGGAGGGACAGAAGGGGATGGTTCTGGCGGGATTCATGGCAATTCCCTTCATCGTCTGTGGGGTATTGTTCGGTATTGCGACTGCAGTGGTCATTCCGAATGCACAGGCAGGATTGATCGCGATTCCGCAGTATTTGATGGAAGTATTGCCGGCGCCACTGGTCGGCATCTTCTTCCTTGGTGTATGGGCATGTGCGCTTGGCTGGGGAGCCCCATGCCAGTTCTCGGGCGCAACAAGCCTCGGACGCGACTTTGGCCGGGCCGTCCGTCCACTGGCGACAGAGGCGCAACTCGTGAAGTATACGAAATACTCACTGCTGCTGCTGACATTCCTGATGATCGGGTTCGGCATGCTGCGTACAGAACAGTCTGCATGGTGGAACGTGCTGGCCTGGACGATCAGGAACAGCGCCACCTTCGCTCCGGTATTGGCAGCCCTTTTCTGGCCGGTGGTGACGAATAAGGCAGTCGTTGCTTCACTGCTGTCAGGGTTCTCAAGCGGTCTGCTATGGTACTACCTTGGAGATTGGCAGCCGGGCGCGTTCTATCTGGAGGTACACCCTGTATGGGTAGGGAGCTCCATCAACCTGTTGACGATCGTTTTCGTCACATTATTGGACAGGAAGGCTGAATGGTTCATTCAGACGGGACAAGCTGCGCGATATGGCTACGCTGCTTTGGGAGCAGGAGTCATATTGACCGGCGTGAATATCATCTTCTTCGAAGGGCTTCATCAGAGTGGGCTGATCGGCCTGTTCGGCTTTGCAGCGATCATTTCCTATTTCATAGCGGTCATTCAACTGTTCAGACCGCTTGAGGAAAAGGCACAATGGACTACGAAGGAGACCCTTCAGCAGCAATCATGA
- a CDS encoding OsmC family protein, whose amino-acid sequence METELSWTGSVGFSGIASSGHDIRIDGAEEIGGKNGGVRPMELLLHSVAGCSGINVIWILEKMRLEPDAFRMELKADRSDTPPKQFTHIHIHYAFEGDLPEQKVGRAIDLANDKYCSVTHSLNAELTVSYSVNGVDGAPPA is encoded by the coding sequence ATGGAAACAGAATTGAGTTGGACGGGGAGCGTCGGCTTTTCTGGTATCGCCTCGTCTGGTCATGATATCAGAATAGACGGTGCTGAAGAGATCGGCGGAAAGAATGGTGGGGTAAGGCCCATGGAACTGCTCCTCCATTCCGTCGCCGGGTGCAGTGGGATAAATGTTATCTGGATTCTGGAAAAGATGCGTCTGGAACCCGATGCATTCCGGATGGAGCTGAAGGCAGATCGTTCAGACACGCCGCCGAAGCAGTTCACGCACATCCACATCCACTATGCATTTGAAGGGGATTTGCCTGAACAGAAGGTGGGGCGGGCGATAGATCTCGCCAATGACAAATACTGTTCCGTTACGCATTCCCTGAATGCAGAGCTTACTGTAAGCTATTCGGTCAATGGTGTCGATGGTGCACCTCCCGCCTAG
- a CDS encoding 4Fe-4S binding protein, with translation MAYVILQPCMAEKSGDCVEVCPVDCIEEGPDQFYIDPDICIDCGACVAVCPVDAIVEEYEMNPEDEPFLEKAEKFFGNK, from the coding sequence ATGGCATATGTTATCCTTCAACCGTGTATGGCTGAGAAGTCCGGAGATTGTGTTGAGGTTTGCCCGGTAGATTGCATCGAAGAAGGTCCGGATCAGTTCTACATCGATCCAGACATCTGCATCGACTGCGGCGCATGCGTTGCTGTCTGTCCTGTAGACGCAATTGTCGAAGAGTACGAAATGAACCCGGAAGATGAACCATTCCTGGAAAAAGCAGAGAAGTTTTTCGGAAATAAATAA